In Chromatiales bacterium 21-64-14, the following are encoded in one genomic region:
- a CDS encoding asparagine synthase (glutamine-hydrolyzing) gives MCGIAGIVGGSRCGRDGVGRMLDALRHRGPDDEGLHLAEGVALGQRRLSIIDLEGGHQPIANEDQTLWLVCNGEIYNYRELRKELEAAGHRFSTQSDSEVILHLYESVGERCVGRLRGMFAFAIWDARRRTLFAARDRLGQKPLFYAQRGQEFIFASEIKALLAFDPALAVLDEASLDQYLTLRLIAAPNSMFRAIHKLPPAHTLLLGAHGRANVSRYWDLEYEPKLQGTEDDMVDALEAEIIEALRLHVVSDVPVGAFLSGGMDSTLIVAMLMKHGIADSLETFSMGLPYQRFNEAPYARMVAERYGTVHHERVVEPSLLETLPALVWHLDEPSDPLSVCMYAISAMARERVKVVLGGDGGDELFGGYDRYYGNRYAEVYALIPRVVRRYGIGPLLRIIPDGRWYKSAAHQAKWLHRLSFLEGGERYAKSLGYFYFDAPSRLELYGPGMVSALQGDPEGAIRIPYSEARAADPVDRMLYADSRVRLPDHPVMILDRMTMAHGLEARSPLMDHGLAEFAARLPVSLKVRGRSLRYIQARLAERYLPRAVLQRPKQGFSSALPYMLATQYRALFGLFLRKSHLARDGLFCQGPIDNLVQEHLSGAADHGNRLWLLLNSEVWYRMRIEGESRNDLAERIRGVDTARDAA, from the coding sequence ATGTGCGGGATTGCGGGAATCGTCGGCGGGTCGCGCTGCGGTCGCGATGGGGTCGGACGCATGTTGGATGCGCTGCGCCACCGCGGGCCTGACGACGAGGGACTCCATCTTGCGGAGGGCGTTGCCTTGGGGCAGCGGCGGCTTTCGATCATCGACCTGGAAGGAGGGCATCAGCCGATTGCGAACGAGGATCAGACCCTCTGGCTGGTGTGCAACGGGGAAATCTACAACTACCGCGAATTGCGGAAAGAACTCGAGGCAGCGGGTCATCGGTTCTCGACCCAGTCCGATTCTGAGGTGATTCTGCACCTGTACGAGTCTGTGGGTGAACGTTGCGTGGGTCGTCTGCGCGGTATGTTTGCATTCGCAATCTGGGATGCTAGGCGGCGTACCCTGTTCGCGGCCCGGGATCGACTCGGACAGAAGCCCCTATTCTATGCGCAGCGTGGTCAGGAGTTCATCTTCGCATCGGAAATCAAGGCGTTACTGGCTTTCGATCCGGCGCTCGCGGTGCTGGATGAGGCATCACTCGATCAGTATCTGACGTTGCGGTTGATCGCTGCACCAAACAGCATGTTCCGGGCAATTCACAAGCTGCCGCCAGCCCACACCTTGCTGCTCGGAGCGCATGGTAGAGCAAACGTGTCCCGTTACTGGGACCTCGAATACGAACCCAAGCTCCAGGGCACCGAGGACGATATGGTAGATGCCCTGGAGGCGGAGATCATCGAAGCACTGCGCCTACACGTTGTCAGCGACGTCCCGGTCGGTGCGTTTCTGAGCGGCGGTATGGATTCTACGCTGATTGTCGCTATGTTGATGAAGCACGGAATCGCAGATTCCTTAGAGACTTTTTCGATGGGACTCCCGTACCAGCGTTTCAACGAGGCGCCGTATGCGCGGATGGTCGCAGAGCGATACGGGACCGTGCATCATGAACGCGTGGTCGAACCCTCGCTGTTGGAGACCCTTCCGGCGTTGGTGTGGCATCTGGACGAGCCATCCGATCCATTGTCCGTATGCATGTACGCGATCTCCGCGATGGCTCGTGAACGTGTCAAGGTGGTACTTGGCGGGGATGGTGGCGATGAGCTTTTCGGTGGCTACGATCGTTATTACGGCAACCGTTATGCCGAGGTCTACGCGCTTATCCCTCGGGTAGTACGTCGTTATGGCATCGGTCCACTGTTGCGTATCATCCCGGACGGACGCTGGTATAAGAGCGCTGCGCACCAGGCGAAGTGGCTGCACCGATTGTCGTTTCTGGAGGGTGGTGAGCGCTACGCCAAAAGTCTGGGATATTTCTATTTCGACGCGCCGTCGCGGCTGGAGTTGTACGGACCGGGAATGGTGTCCGCGTTGCAGGGCGATCCGGAGGGGGCGATACGGATTCCCTATTCCGAGGCTAGGGCCGCAGATCCCGTGGATCGAATGCTGTACGCCGACAGCCGGGTGCGGCTGCCGGATCACCCGGTGATGATCCTTGACCGGATGACCATGGCGCACGGCTTGGAGGCCCGCAGCCCGTTGATGGACCATGGCCTGGCGGAATTTGCGGCGCGCTTGCCGGTATCACTCAAGGTGCGTGGTAGATCGCTGCGCTATATCCAGGCACGGCTCGCCGAGCGTTATCTCCCGCGCGCTGTACTGCAGCGTCCTAAACAAGGATTCTCTTCGGCGTTGCCCTACATGCTGGCTACCCAGTACCGCGCGCTGTTTGGACTGTTTCTGCGCAAATCACATCTGGCTAGGGACGGGCTGTTTTGCCAGGGGCCAATCGACAACCTCGTTCAGGAACACCTTTCGGGGGCGGCCGATCATGGTAACCGCCTGTGGTTGTTGCTCAACAGCGAGGTATGGTACCGGATGCGGATCGAAGGGGAGTCGCGGAATGACCTCGCTGAGCGAATCCGCGGTGTGGATACTGCACGAGACGCGGCATGA